In Acidobacteriota bacterium, the following proteins share a genomic window:
- a CDS encoding RNA-binding S4 domain-containing protein — protein MDNRAGSPSQPTDTDLLQCVRLDVWLDVACLFRTRSEAQRAAKGGKVEINGRRAKPHREIRPGDEIRITRPNGVTQIVSVAALAEHHLPKADARGLYEDRTPPPREEELAFRMLLRRAGRATAPDKQQRRQLRRLKGRE, from the coding sequence ATGGATAATCGGGCAGGATCACCGTCCCAGCCTACGGACACGGACCTCTTGCAGTGCGTACGTCTCGACGTCTGGCTCGACGTGGCCTGCCTCTTCCGGACGCGCTCCGAGGCGCAGCGCGCGGCGAAGGGCGGCAAGGTCGAGATCAACGGTCGTAGAGCGAAGCCGCACCGGGAGATCCGCCCTGGCGACGAGATCCGCATCACCCGCCCCAACGGTGTGACGCAGATAGTGTCGGTGGCGGCGCTCGCCGAGCACCATCTGCCGAAGGCCGACGCGCGGGGGCTGTACGAGGACCGGACGCCGCCGCCCAGGGAGGAGGAGCTGGCGTTCAGGATGCTGCTCCGGCGCGCCGGCCGCGCTACGGCCCCCGACAAGCAGCAGCGGCGGCAACTCCGGCGCCTGAAGGGTCGCGAATAG
- the holA gene encoding DNA polymerase III subunit delta, whose amino-acid sequence MGVLTPAALRARIASAEPDPVYLLVGDDEREKAALIAALADTIDEGVRAFNLDRFHGGDAGLDDVLAAAGILPVMAPRRIVIAVRAERMLQPPKESEASRRALAALEGYLQAPPAETTLVLAADGLDTRRRIAKQLRERATVVRCGVPEDAAGVRDWIRERVEEAGRRAEAPAIRLLSDLVGRDAVRLRNAVDRLLLFADAGDAITSAHVRELLGPVTPGAADDWAVARAIEQGATDRALRELGLTLDAGAVPYMVLGQLAWVARAKLAGARVAPAIEAVFRTDLALKQSGGDPRVLLERLVVDLCGTATARGASRRFRS is encoded by the coding sequence GTGGGCGTACTGACGCCGGCGGCGCTGCGGGCCCGGATCGCGTCCGCCGAGCCGGATCCCGTCTATCTCCTGGTCGGCGACGACGAGCGCGAGAAGGCGGCGTTGATCGCGGCGCTGGCCGATACCATCGACGAGGGCGTGCGCGCCTTCAATCTCGACCGCTTCCACGGCGGCGACGCCGGCCTGGACGACGTGCTCGCCGCGGCGGGAATTCTGCCGGTGATGGCCCCGCGCCGGATCGTCATCGCGGTGCGGGCCGAGCGGATGCTGCAGCCACCGAAGGAGAGCGAGGCCTCACGTCGCGCCCTGGCGGCTCTGGAAGGCTACCTGCAGGCGCCGCCGGCCGAGACGACGCTCGTGCTGGCGGCGGACGGGCTGGACACGCGGCGGCGGATCGCGAAGCAGCTTCGAGAGCGGGCCACCGTCGTCCGCTGCGGCGTTCCGGAGGACGCGGCCGGGGTTCGCGACTGGATACGGGAGCGCGTGGAAGAGGCGGGCCGGCGGGCCGAGGCCCCGGCAATCCGTTTGCTGAGCGACCTCGTCGGCCGCGACGCCGTGCGCTTGCGGAACGCGGTGGACCGGCTGCTGCTGTTCGCGGATGCGGGCGACGCGATAACCTCGGCCCACGTACGTGAGTTGCTGGGCCCGGTCACACCCGGCGCAGCCGACGACTGGGCAGTGGCCCGCGCCATCGAGCAGGGCGCGACCGACCGTGCGCTCCGGGAGCTGGGGCTGACCCTCGACGCCGGGGCCGTGCCCTACATGGTCCTGGGCCAGCTCGCGTGGGTTGCCCGGGCCAAGCTTGCCGGGGCCCGGGTCGCGCCCGCGATAGAAGCGGTCTTCCGTACGGACCTCGCCTTGAAACAGTCCGGCGGGGATCCGCGCGTTCTGCTGGAGCGCCTGGTGGTGGATCTGTGTGGAACCGCGACGGCACGGGGTGCGAGCCGCCGCTTCCGGTCTTAG
- a CDS encoding LexA family transcriptional regulator: MLRPVLSANRPQSATSRRTVSSMARKHATNGTCVQVIPCIVSVVTRYGIDYLRQAVRQRIDAEGLRPFAHRTGIPLGQLRSVIEGRAARSTTLELIASVLELEFYIGPARADSTTRPRLPSEIARALDLPRDATIDDALDAIKKDAMASRLREGIGLVQELMERAATAAALIPRLVSGGRSRAGEASESGVVMIPFAPEVRLAAGTGEVVFEESPEVSIAVAADALPSWARPEHLTCVRAAGDSMEPNIRDGDLVVVDPARTDPLDGQLFAVRTDSGLVIKRLRQSRGRWLLASDNRTHASHPVAENDRILGQVAWCGPRGRGDG; the protein is encoded by the coding sequence ATGCTCCGCCCGGTGCTCTCGGCGAACAGGCCGCAGAGCGCCACGAGCCGCCGAACCGTGTCGTCCATGGCACGGAAGCATGCCACAAATGGCACGTGCGTGCAAGTGATTCCGTGTATCGTGTCGGTCGTGACACGCTACGGGATCGACTACCTCCGGCAGGCCGTTCGGCAGCGGATCGACGCGGAGGGACTGCGTCCGTTCGCGCACCGCACCGGCATCCCGCTCGGACAGTTGAGGAGCGTGATCGAGGGGCGGGCGGCCAGGAGCACGACCCTCGAGTTGATCGCGTCCGTCCTGGAGTTGGAATTCTACATCGGCCCGGCGCGGGCGGATTCGACGACCCGGCCGCGGCTCCCCTCGGAGATCGCGCGGGCCCTCGACCTGCCGCGCGACGCCACGATCGACGACGCTCTCGACGCGATCAAGAAGGATGCGATGGCGTCGAGGCTGCGCGAGGGAATCGGACTCGTGCAGGAGTTGATGGAACGGGCGGCGACCGCGGCGGCGTTGATTCCCCGCCTCGTCTCCGGTGGGCGTTCGCGCGCAGGCGAGGCCTCGGAGAGCGGCGTGGTCATGATCCCGTTCGCTCCGGAAGTGCGGCTCGCGGCGGGTACCGGCGAGGTGGTGTTCGAGGAATCGCCGGAGGTGTCAATCGCCGTCGCCGCCGACGCCCTGCCGTCCTGGGCGCGGCCCGAGCACCTGACGTGCGTGCGCGCGGCCGGCGACTCCATGGAGCCCAACATCCGCGACGGCGACCTCGTCGTGGTCGACCCGGCCCGGACCGACCCGCTGGACGGACAGTTGTTCGCGGTTCGGACGGACAGCGGTCTCGTCATCAAGCGCCTGCGGCAGAGCCGCGGGCGCTGGCTGCTGGCCAGCGACAACCGTACCCATGCATCGCATCCGGTGGCCGAGAACGATCGGATTCTCGGGCAGGTCGCGTGGTGCGGCCCGCGGGGCCGCGGCGACGGCTGA
- the rpsT gene encoding 30S ribosomal protein S20, with amino-acid sequence MANHKSAIKAHEQSLQRRDRNNRMKSRVRRAIRAARSAIGAVDGGNEDQASSARESIRATSALIDKLAGKGVIHRNAAARHKSRLEKRMRKASAPAPEG; translated from the coding sequence ATGGCGAACCACAAGTCTGCGATCAAGGCCCACGAGCAGAGTCTCCAGCGCCGGGACAGAAACAACCGCATGAAGAGCCGGGTACGCCGCGCGATCCGTGCGGCGCGCAGCGCCATCGGCGCAGTCGACGGCGGGAACGAGGACCAGGCGTCGAGCGCGCGCGAGTCGATCCGCGCGACGTCGGCCCTGATCGACAAGCTCGCGGGCAAGGGCGTCATCCACCGCAACGCGGCGGCGCGGCACAAGTCGCGGCTCGAGAAGCGGATGCGGAAGGCGTCGGCGCCGGCCCCGGAAGGCTAG